The following nucleotide sequence is from Paenibacillus odorifer.
AATAACATCCAACTCTGCTGCTGTTAATTTTTTATACATATACGACCTGCCTCCATTAACAATTGCTGTTGCTATTTCCTCTTGCCGAATTAGCACAACCTTTTCTAATATATCATAAATCAGAACTTTAATTGCTTTATTGCTGGGTTGAGCCAAGTATGATACTATTGTCCCCTTAGAAACATAAAATGAGATATGAAGGTTTTCTTGAGAGGATGATATATATTAAGGCAATCTTAGTTCGGTACTTCGGAAATCCGCAAGATCGAACCGCCATGTTCAACGCCGCTTCCCTAGTCATCAATGCTTTTATTGGTATAGGCAAATTAATTCTTGGGTTATATCTATTGTCCGGATGGTTCATCACAAATGCACTTTATTATCTGATTCTTTGTATAGCCAAAGGACAGGTGCTTCATAAATATACATTAGCTAAAAAAGTCAGTTCACCACAGCAAAGGTATTCCATGGAGCTTTATGTTTATAAGCGTGGCGGTGTTTTTCTTTGTCTTCTAGGTGTTTCATATCTGTTGGTCTGCCTGCGGATTTATCTAGTCGGGGACGCTTTGGTTTATGAAGGTTACATTGTATATCTGGTAGCACTGATCGCTTTTACAAAACTTGGTTTTGCCATTCATGGAAACATTGTTAACCGTCATCTCAACAATCCCATTATATCAACATTAAAAATGATTAGCTTTACTGATGCCGTAGTCTCCATTGTTGTCACTCAAATGGCTGTGCTTACGATGAAAGGCTCACCTCAGGCATTAAACGCCAGCGCGTTGTTTGGCATGGGATGTAGTGTTTTATTTTGTCTGGGGGGGATCTGGATGATGCTCCGTAAGACAAAGGTTCCAATGAAGGAAGTAGAATTAATTAAAAATTAGAAGATATTATAACTTCCCCTTATCCCATAGGATGAGGGGTTATTTGTATTTTTATGTCATATTATCAGCGTTGAATGCCGAAGCTTATAGAAAATTATATTTTAATGCAACCTAAACACTTCTTTTCCTACTTTATAAGTGAATGCTTAATCAAATCGAACGGAAGTGATGGAGTGGAAGATAGTGAAATCATACAATTGTATTTTGCACGTAATGAAAGGGCAGTAGAAGAAACATCGAAAAAATATAGAAATTATTGTACTCGGATCGCTCATAACATTTTGTCTAATGCTGAAGATTCGGAAGAATGTGTTAACGATACCTTTCTTGGTGCATGGGAAGCAATACCGCCGAAGTCTCCTGCAAAGCTGTCCTCTTTTCTGGGGAGAATCACACGAAATATTGCTTTGAACAAATATGATTATTACATGGCTAAAAAACGGAATAAAAAATTCGATACGATTCTTGATGAATTAAACGATTGTTTATCCTCTTCAGACAACGTTGAAACCCAATACGAGGAAGCACAAATAGCCGAATCTATAAGCAAATTTCTACACAACATTAAGGAAGATCAGCGGGATATTTTTTTGAGGCGTTACTGGTATTCTGATTCTTTGGCCGATATTGCCGCACGCTTCTCAATCAGTGAAAGCAAAACCAAATCAATTCTTTTCAGAACACGCAAAAAACTCCAAATATATCTTCAGAAAGAGGGTTATTTCCTTTGAATAATAAAGAGCTCTTCAAAACAATCGGTTACATAGACGAAAATTTGATAGAAAAAGCCAACTCCGCGAGACGCACTAATAAAAAAGCTTATGTAAAGTGGGGCTCATTCGCAGCTTGTGCTGCATTGGTGTTAGGTGTGGCCGTTTATAAATTTCCACAGACGCCGTTGCCTAATTCACCACAAATATCGCAGCAGACAGCAGTCTCGTCTCCCACAGGGGTTCGCAAAATTCTGAATTACAATGGATACCGTTATGCATTCGTAGCAGATGGCGCTCAGTTTAAGTTCACAGGTATGGAGCCTGACAAATCGCTTGGTGCATTAGAGTTTGATCTCAACCAAGAGCCCGGAAAGAAAGACGGGGATAAGAATGCGGAAAAGGATTATGCCGCTACGTTCGCAATTGGTGGAAAGCTGTATGAAATCCCAACATACCCATCCCATTTTCGTATTGCAGTTAAGGATGAGCAATATTTTTATCTAGCTGAAATTGTGGCGAAGGTAGACGATTCTGCAATGAGCGCGAAGGAGTATTTAGATCTGGCTAATCTGAAGGAGCATGCAAAAGATATCTATATTCTGAATCATGTGGGGAATGACGTGCAAAAGACTATCACTGATCATCCTATTGTTGAGTCCATTATCGAAGGTTTGTACAGCGCAAAAAAAACAGAGCTAAGCAATAAGGAATATGAAGCTCTTGCAGCGGCGCAATCCCAAGGGAAATCATATCAATTACAGTTCAACCTAAAAGACGGGACTTATATCGCCATGTATATCATTCCCGAATTAAAGGTGGTGTCTATGGGTGATGCTTATTATTATTTGCCTGATGCCTTTTTTGTTCAAACCAGCGACCTCTTTTCAGGGCTGACCCAAGAGGTGCTACCGCTTTACTGAGGAGGCGGAGATAAGTGATCCTTACAAACTGTACATTGCAGGTTATCCAATATCTCGCATATAATGATCTAAATGATAATCGTTATCATTTAATAGAAGAGAAAAGGTGATCTGCTCATGATAAAACATAATATTGGGATTACGGAGTGCAGCTTACCTGCTGAGTGTATAACAGAATGACAAGTTCATCTATTCATAACATCTATAACGGGTATTTCGATGCTTTGTTTGAGGCTCCGTCTATGAGGGACACTACAGAGAGGAAACATTTTGCACAATCCAGTACCCAAGGATACGTCGATAGGGTGATCACACCCTCCGGGATCGAAATTGTTGATAGTGATTACCGTTTTGCTGATGATCGCCTAGTTCAGGTTCAATCCGAAGCAGCAATGATTGAGTTAAGCTTTTGTCTGCAGGGGAGCGGGGAAGTTCATGTTACAGATACTAGCCATGAGTTAATGCCCGATAGTTGTTCATTGCAGTTCATGCAGGATTTCCAGGCGGAATTTCACTATCGCAGTGCTGAACCTATCCGTTTATTGTCCATAGGTGTACCAGTTACACTATTTGATTCATGGATGGAGGATCAAGGCTCTTCACATGCTCGCAGCTTATCCGGACTGTTAGATTCACGTGCTTTTCGAATGTTCCGTATGCCTATTCTTCCAGAAACCACCCGATTATTGGTGCAATTGAGAGACTGTCCATATCATACCTCCATGCGCCGGTTGTACGTAGAGGGGAAGGCATTAGAACTCTTATCTGTATATTTTGACGTTTTTCTTTTTGAGCAAAAGCATATTAAACGCAGTTTGCATTTATCACGTAGTGACCGAGAAAACATTCGGAAAGCCAGGGATATCATCCTTGACCACATGGCAAACCCACCATCGCTAATCGAATTGTCCAAGCTGGCAGGCATTAACGAATACAAATTAAAAGTTGGATTTAAGGAAGAGTACGGAACAACTGTATTTGCATATTTACGGAACAAACGTTTAGAAAAAGCATGGGAAATCATAAGTACCGGGGATATTAGTGTCAGCCAAACAGCGACGATGGTAGGTTACAACAACTTTAGTCATTTTGCCGAAGCTTTTCGGAAGCAATATGGAATTAATCCTTCAGAAGTAATTAAAAAACGATAAAAATTAAATAAATATCCGCCAAACCGTTATTCAATCCCTCTGCCGGTAGTTCTGTCCTATCAGCAGAGTGTATGATCGGACTTGCTAGAAGTGAGAATGATTATCAATAGATTGGAGAGGGTTGGAAAAAATGTTCAGTTTAAAACGGATCTCTTTTGCCGGAATCGCCTTAATCATGATGGTGATGCTGTACGGGTGTGGGAAATCAGGTCAGGAGGCTAAAGGAGATGTTGAATTACCGGTGAATCCGGTTAGAATTGCCGATGTATCCGGCTCAACGGAAGAACTTCTGGTGCTTGGATATAAACCTGTTATTACTGGGAATACAGATATGGCTAATTCATTAGAAATCACTCCTATTCTCAAAAAAGAACTGCCTGATGTAACTCCCGCTGGATGGTTTCAGACGGAAGTCAACTTAGAAGCGATCATTGCAGCAAGCCCTGATTTGATACTGGCAGGACCTACCCAAGAAAAAATCTATGATCAACTAAATATGATTGCTCCAACAGTGAGGGTGCCTTATGGCTTTAACGCTTTTAGAGAGCGATTTGCATTTGTTGCGGAGGTGCTTGATAAGAAAGCGGAAATGGAAGCGTGGTTGAAGGTCTATGATCAACGTGCTCTACTACTACATGATCAAATCACTGAGATAACCAAGGAAGAGACGTTTGCGGTAATCGAAGCTACAGAGAAAGAAATACGCATCTATTCCCGCACAGGTATTGCGGATATGATTTTTAATGATCTAGGATTACCCATCGCGCCAGGTACACCGAAGCCAGATCCATGGGGAGGGAAAGTGACAAGTCTAGAAGCACTGTCCACCTTTAATCCAGACCATATCATTTTATTATCCGATAATGACCAGAATGTTCTTGACCAAAGCAAGGTCTGGAGCAATCTGAAAGCTGTAAAATCGAATAATATATATCGTATGACAAGCAGACAAAATTATAATGAGGCTTTCTTTGCTTTAGGAAAAGAAGCATTGTTGGAGCAAATAGCCGAACAAATCAAGGAACATATCAAACAGTAAAGGATAATTTAATCTTTTCTCGAATAATCTCTGAGTTGCAATGATTATTATTTGAAGGGATGATTAAATTGAAGCAAGGGATATTAGTTTTTCTAAATGGAACTTCAAGTTCCGGAAAGACCTCCATATCGACTGAACTGATAAAACAGAAAGAGATTCCTTTTTATCATTTATCAATTGATGATTTTTTTAATAATTACAATGATTTTATTAATAATAAATTTCCAGATGAACCTACAAGAGAAATAGATCATCAAGTCGTTTCCCAAATATTGGATGATTCCATATTCTCAGTGTACCATTCGACAATTAAATTGTTATCAGAATTTGGTTTTAATGTAATAGTAGATACCGTAATCGACAACGATAAGAGGTTTAATGTGTTTCTTGATCAATTTTTCGATCACCCTACGTTATTTATAGGTGTAATATGCTCGAAAGAAGAACTCATAAGAAGAGAGCAAACAAGAGGAGATAGAATGATTGGACTAGCAGCTTCACAGTTTAGCAAAGTATATTGCTTTGAAGAATATGACCTCGAAGTAAATACGGAAGAGATGAATTCATTAGAATGTGCTGAAAAGATATTAAGTTTTATTAAGTCCAATAAGGAATACTCGGTATTTAAGAAATTAAGTAAAAGAAATGTTAGTGTTTCCTAGATGGTGTATCCAGATAACACCATATTCAAGCCTTGGGGCTATCACCCCTCGGGCTGCCGAGGGATTTCGGGATAAATACGGGATAAATCCCGGCAAGCTTGTGAAACAGTTTGCTTCTTCTGTACTGTTGACTTCAAAACAAGAATCGAACCTTTAAAGAATACTAAGATAACAGTTGCAAATAACCCACCAGTCACAACTGGTGGGTTATTACATTTATATATGAAGATAAACACAAATCCCTCAGAATTTATTCTATCTCTCGACTACTGTTTCTCCTTCAATTAACACAGGTTGATAATAAGTATTGTTGGGAAGATCCTTTTTTCCTTGTAATTTTTTAATGACCCAATCCGCTGCATCACGGCCCATAGTTTCTTGGGGATGCGTTAAAGTGGTCAGTTTGATGTTCGCATTTTGGGCAATATAGGAGTTGTCCTGGCCAATAATTGATAATTCCTCTGGTATAGAAATGTTCAGCTGTCTGCAAGCATTGACCACTTCCAAACCAACCTCGTCGTTGTAGCAGACAATCGCAGAGAGGGTATCTCTATTTTTATTTAGGAAATCCTTCAAGTTCGTAGCTAAGGTTTGTTTGGTCTCGGTGTTGAACGAAAATATTTGCTCTGGATAAAACCGCAATTTAGCTTCTTCGAGGGCTTTGATATAACCCTTCATTCGATATTTGCCTTGTAAATCATCCATTTTTGCGATAAGTCCAATTTGAGAGTGGCCTTTGGAAATCAATTCTTTTGTTGCCAGATAACTGGACTGCACATCGTCAAGACAAAGGAAGGGGAGCTCTATTTCCTCATAAAAAGCATTAATCATAATGAGTGGAATATCTTGCTCCTTAAACGACAGATAATACGCAATATTGGGATTATACAGATTACTTTTCGTAGGTTCAATAATTAAACCATCTACGCCGTAGGACAACATCATTTCGAGAGCTTTTTTTTCTTGCGCAACATCGTTATTGGTACTAGCCAATAATAGAGAATAGTTATCCTCATTCATTCGGCTTTCAATCCCCCGGATAATAGAAGGGAAGATGTAGTCAGAGATATACGTCGTAATTACACCGATCGTCTTCTTATGTGAACTCCCGCCGGTCTTTGTGCGATATTGGTTGCTGACATACGTGCCAGAACCTTTTTCGCTGCGGAGGAATCCTTCGTTGGATAGCTCTAAAATGGCTTTTCTAACAGTCTGTCTGCTAACCTCGTACAAGGACTGCAAGGCAGACTCCGTAGGAATTTGTTCGCCTACATTGTAATCTCCTGAAAGGATCTTGCTTTTTATATCCTCTATAATCACTTGATACTTTGGTTTCATGTAATTCCTCTTTCCATACTTGTTCGCTTTTTGATTCGTTCATTTCGTTAAGTTGTATGTACAAATTATAGCATGACTACGAATTAAATATAAAGGGGCTCTTTTTTTATGAAAAAATGTAAATATTTCGTACCTTTAGATCATCATAAACAAACTAAGTACGGAGTTAAATTATTATCATCTCCATATTTGTATGTATATATAACTATTTTATTGACAAATGTACGTACAAAAATTTATACTAAAGCTGTTAATTAAGAAAGCGAATTCTTTTATATTAAAAAAGCGCTGTCAGAGAGGTGACTAACGTGATATCGAATCGATTAAGCATCGAAGAAGCAATCAATAAGGGAGAAACTTCGCTAGGGATTGAATTTGGATCCACGCGTATTAAAGCAGTACTTATTGATCATAGTTTTCAAACGATCGCTTCTGGAAGTTATGAATGGGAAAATCAATTGAAAGACGGCTTTTGGACGTACAGCCTAGAAGATATTATCAAAGGTCTACAAGATGCTTATCGTGAGATGAAGCAAGAAGTTCAACAAAATTACGGAATCACCCTCCAAACCGTTGGTTCAATCGGGTTTTCTGCAATGATGCATGGATATATGGCTTTTGACGAACAGGATCAATTGCTCGTTCCGTTCCGGACTTGGCGTAATGCAACAACTGGTAAGGCAGCCAAAGAATTGACGGATGTATTTAAATTCAATATCCCGGAACGTTGGAGTATTGCTCATCTTTATCAGGCGATCTTAAACAAAGAAGAACATGTACCGGAGATTCGGTTTGTTACGACGTTGGCAGGATACATTCATTGGTTATTGACCGGCAACAAAGCACTTGGTGTTGGGGATGCTTCAGGTATGTTCCCGATTGATGAATCCATAGGGAATTATAATGAATCCATGATACAACAGTTTGATGAGCTTATTGCTGGCAAAGGTTATTCGCTGAAGACCAGCGATCTTCTTCCTAAGGTGTATGTTGCCGGTGAGCAAGCGGGTCTATTAACCGAAGCAGGAGCCAAAATTCTGGATCCATCATTGCAATTACAAGCTGGGATTCCGCTTAGCCCTCCAGAAGGGGATGCGGGAACCGGTATGGTTGCTACCAATAGTGTAAGAAAACGTACCGGGAATGTCTCCGTAGGAACCTCTGTTTTTGCCATGATCGTATTGGAACAAGAACTTTCTAAGGTTTATCCGGAAATTGATATGGTGACTACACCAGACGGAAGTCCGGTAGGTATGGTTCATGCTAATAACTGTTCAAGTGACCTTAACGCCTGGCTCGGATTATTCCGTGAGTTCTATGAAGCAATGGGGCAAAACGTAGAAGCTGATAAATTGTACAGCGTATTGCTGAATAAGGCTTTGGAAGCAGACGCAGATGCGGGTGGATTGCTCAGTTACGGGTATTTCTCGGGTGAGAACATTACGGGGTTAGAAGAAGGCCGTCCGCTATTTGTACGTTCGCCTGAGAGCAAATTTAATCTGGCTAACTTTATGCGTGCACATTTGTTCAGCGCCTTTGGTGCTTTGAAAATTGGAATGGACATTTTGACGAAAGAAGAGAATGTAGCCATAGATAGTATTTTAGGACATGGCGGTATATTTAAGACTCCGGTTGTTGGCCAAAAAATGATGGCAGCTTCACTGAATGTTCCTGTTTCCGTAATGTCAACTGCTGGAGAAGGCGGCGCATGGGGAATGGCTATTCTTGCCTCCTACATGATGAACAAAAATCAGGAAGAAAGCTTGGAAGACTTCCTCGATCAAAAAGTGTTCAAAGATGTAAAGGGAGAAGAAATTCATCCCGATGCAACCGACATTAAAGGCTTTGAAACCTTTATCGAACGTTATAAAAAAGGTTTGGCGATTGAGCAATCCGCTGTTGATAATTTAGTCTGAAAATGGAGGGACCAAGATGTTAGAACAACTTAAAGAAGAGGTTTTTCAAGCCAATCTGGAATTGCCGAAACATGGACTTATCAAGTATACATGGGGAAATGTGAGTGCAATTGATCGCGAAAGTGGATTATTCGTAATCAAACCTAGTGGTGTAGATTATGAAACAATGAAAGCCAGCGATATGGTAGTTGTTGATCTGGATGGCAATGTGGTTGAAGGGGAGATGAGACCTTCCTCCGATACACCTACTCACGCAGTACTTTATAAACATTACTCCGAAATTGGCGGAATCGTGCATACACATTCCACTTGGGCAACTATTTGGGCACAAGCAGGA
It contains:
- a CDS encoding RNA polymerase sigma factor, which encodes MPKLIENYILMQPKHFFSYFISECLIKSNGSDGVEDSEIIQLYFARNERAVEETSKKYRNYCTRIAHNILSNAEDSEECVNDTFLGAWEAIPPKSPAKLSSFLGRITRNIALNKYDYYMAKKRNKKFDTILDELNDCLSSSDNVETQYEEAQIAESISKFLHNIKEDQRDIFLRRYWYSDSLADIAARFSISESKTKSILFRTRKKLQIYLQKEGYFL
- a CDS encoding helix-turn-helix transcriptional regulator; its protein translation is MTSSSIHNIYNGYFDALFEAPSMRDTTERKHFAQSSTQGYVDRVITPSGIEIVDSDYRFADDRLVQVQSEAAMIELSFCLQGSGEVHVTDTSHELMPDSCSLQFMQDFQAEFHYRSAEPIRLLSIGVPVTLFDSWMEDQGSSHARSLSGLLDSRAFRMFRMPILPETTRLLVQLRDCPYHTSMRRLYVEGKALELLSVYFDVFLFEQKHIKRSLHLSRSDRENIRKARDIILDHMANPPSLIELSKLAGINEYKLKVGFKEEYGTTVFAYLRNKRLEKAWEIISTGDISVSQTATMVGYNNFSHFAEAFRKQYGINPSEVIKKR
- a CDS encoding ABC transporter substrate-binding protein yields the protein MFSLKRISFAGIALIMMVMLYGCGKSGQEAKGDVELPVNPVRIADVSGSTEELLVLGYKPVITGNTDMANSLEITPILKKELPDVTPAGWFQTEVNLEAIIAASPDLILAGPTQEKIYDQLNMIAPTVRVPYGFNAFRERFAFVAEVLDKKAEMEAWLKVYDQRALLLHDQITEITKEETFAVIEATEKEIRIYSRTGIADMIFNDLGLPIAPGTPKPDPWGGKVTSLEALSTFNPDHIILLSDNDQNVLDQSKVWSNLKAVKSNNIYRMTSRQNYNEAFFALGKEALLEQIAEQIKEHIKQ
- a CDS encoding chloramphenicol phosphotransferase CPT family protein; the protein is MKQGILVFLNGTSSSGKTSISTELIKQKEIPFYHLSIDDFFNNYNDFINNKFPDEPTREIDHQVVSQILDDSIFSVYHSTIKLLSEFGFNVIVDTVIDNDKRFNVFLDQFFDHPTLFIGVICSKEELIRREQTRGDRMIGLAASQFSKVYCFEEYDLEVNTEEMNSLECAEKILSFIKSNKEYSVFKKLSKRNVSVS
- a CDS encoding GntR family transcriptional regulator: MKPKYQVIIEDIKSKILSGDYNVGEQIPTESALQSLYEVSRQTVRKAILELSNEGFLRSEKGSGTYVSNQYRTKTGGSSHKKTIGVITTYISDYIFPSIIRGIESRMNEDNYSLLLASTNNDVAQEKKALEMMLSYGVDGLIIEPTKSNLYNPNIAYYLSFKEQDIPLIMINAFYEEIELPFLCLDDVQSSYLATKELISKGHSQIGLIAKMDDLQGKYRMKGYIKALEEAKLRFYPEQIFSFNTETKQTLATNLKDFLNKNRDTLSAIVCYNDEVGLEVVNACRQLNISIPEELSIIGQDNSYIAQNANIKLTTLTHPQETMGRDAADWVIKKLQGKKDLPNNTYYQPVLIEGETVVER
- a CDS encoding xylulokinase → MISNRLSIEEAINKGETSLGIEFGSTRIKAVLIDHSFQTIASGSYEWENQLKDGFWTYSLEDIIKGLQDAYREMKQEVQQNYGITLQTVGSIGFSAMMHGYMAFDEQDQLLVPFRTWRNATTGKAAKELTDVFKFNIPERWSIAHLYQAILNKEEHVPEIRFVTTLAGYIHWLLTGNKALGVGDASGMFPIDESIGNYNESMIQQFDELIAGKGYSLKTSDLLPKVYVAGEQAGLLTEAGAKILDPSLQLQAGIPLSPPEGDAGTGMVATNSVRKRTGNVSVGTSVFAMIVLEQELSKVYPEIDMVTTPDGSPVGMVHANNCSSDLNAWLGLFREFYEAMGQNVEADKLYSVLLNKALEADADAGGLLSYGYFSGENITGLEEGRPLFVRSPESKFNLANFMRAHLFSAFGALKIGMDILTKEENVAIDSILGHGGIFKTPVVGQKMMAASLNVPVSVMSTAGEGGAWGMAILASYMMNKNQEESLEDFLDQKVFKDVKGEEIHPDATDIKGFETFIERYKKGLAIEQSAVDNLV